One segment of Pantoea sp. Lij88 DNA contains the following:
- a CDS encoding FUSC family protein: protein MKWFTKNAVLFACKTSLAAFIALSVALILNFEKPAWALTTVFVTSQLYAASTVSKSLFRLLGTLLGGIFILLIYPETVQSPVLFSLCVSLWVTVCLYLSLHDRTPKSYIFMLAGYSAAIMGFPDVDTPSAIINTVISRIEEITLGILCSTLIHRLVFPVSMHHLLGQSVNLWFLNARKLCDELISGMAKNKSLEREDILIQMAGYPLNVETLLTHCVYEGEAARNVIRLVSVQYQHLTYLLPTLTAIESRLGVLAELNIRFPPSVTDVFQAFLLWLHHDRINDIAGLREAISASQATLEEEWRAGQLATEESLLLIGLLERMANFVRIADAYENVSARAGDLYSHGDGAAIRNIREHRHIDKGLLRLSALTAFLATFLSSLFWIGSGWADGANAPLMAAIISSFFAGVDSPVTPMKLFVKGVVIALVVSLFYIAFLIPQANTLQALMICLLPGLMLLSLVIANPATNLIGLSVAIQIPGFIGLSHHFVPNLIVTLNADISSMVGIMFAVVLTALIRNKRPSWIARRAVQRGLRDLLGFIKMVERNSATLLSRQQFIARMLDRVNIILPRKRLDPVPDILVGGYLITETWLGANCYDFYARHRDVLESHRIDSGQMFHELALYLKRKMKSLQLAPHQDLLEELDLLLLRLEPIARQESAAVAPLIHLFNIRVSLFPHQRWPE from the coding sequence ATGAAATGGTTTACCAAAAACGCGGTTTTGTTTGCCTGCAAAACCTCTCTTGCCGCGTTTATCGCACTCTCTGTGGCGCTCATTCTTAACTTCGAAAAACCCGCCTGGGCGCTGACTACCGTATTTGTCACATCGCAACTCTATGCGGCATCCACCGTCTCGAAATCGCTTTTTCGTCTGTTGGGCACGCTGCTGGGCGGCATCTTTATTCTGCTCATCTATCCCGAAACCGTGCAGTCCCCGGTTCTGTTTAGCCTCTGTGTGTCGCTATGGGTCACGGTCTGCCTTTATCTTTCGCTCCATGACCGCACGCCGAAGAGCTATATCTTTATGCTGGCCGGCTACAGCGCGGCGATCATGGGCTTTCCCGACGTGGATACGCCATCGGCGATTATCAACACCGTGATTTCACGTATTGAGGAGATCACGCTGGGGATCCTCTGCAGCACGCTGATTCACCGGCTGGTGTTTCCTGTGTCGATGCATCATCTGCTGGGACAGAGCGTCAATCTCTGGTTTCTGAACGCGCGCAAACTCTGTGATGAACTGATCAGCGGGATGGCGAAGAACAAATCGCTGGAGCGGGAAGATATCCTGATTCAGATGGCGGGATATCCGCTGAATGTTGAAACGCTGCTGACGCATTGCGTCTATGAGGGCGAGGCGGCGCGTAATGTTATCCGTCTGGTCAGCGTGCAGTATCAGCATCTGACTTATCTGCTGCCGACTCTGACCGCGATTGAGTCACGGCTGGGCGTTCTGGCCGAGCTGAACATTCGTTTTCCGCCGTCCGTCACCGACGTGTTTCAGGCGTTTCTGTTGTGGCTGCATCACGATCGTATTAATGATATTGCCGGGCTGCGAGAGGCGATTTCTGCCAGTCAGGCGACGCTGGAAGAGGAATGGCGGGCAGGGCAGCTGGCAACCGAAGAGAGTCTGCTGCTGATTGGGCTGCTGGAGCGGATGGCAAACTTTGTGCGTATTGCCGATGCCTATGAGAATGTCAGCGCGCGCGCCGGGGATCTGTACAGCCACGGCGATGGTGCGGCGATCCGCAATATCCGGGAACACCGGCATATCGACAAAGGTCTGCTGAGACTGTCCGCGCTGACGGCGTTTCTGGCGACCTTTCTCTCCAGTCTGTTCTGGATTGGCAGCGGCTGGGCTGACGGTGCCAATGCGCCTTTGATGGCGGCAATCATCAGTTCATTCTTTGCCGGAGTCGATTCCCCGGTGACGCCGATGAAGCTGTTTGTGAAAGGGGTGGTAATTGCGCTGGTGGTCAGCCTGTTCTACATCGCTTTTCTGATCCCGCAGGCCAATACCTTGCAGGCGCTGATGATCTGTCTGCTGCCCGGCCTGATGCTGCTGAGTCTGGTGATCGCCAATCCCGCGACCAATCTGATTGGGCTGAGTGTCGCCATTCAGATCCCCGGCTTTATCGGCCTGAGCCATCATTTTGTGCCGAACCTGATCGTCACGCTGAACGCGGACATCTCCTCGATGGTGGGCATTATGTTCGCGGTGGTGCTGACCGCGCTGATCCGCAACAAGCGACCCTCATGGATTGCCAGAAGAGCGGTGCAGCGGGGGCTGCGCGACCTGTTAGGGTTTATCAAAATGGTGGAACGCAACTCTGCCACGCTGCTTTCACGGCAGCAATTTATTGCCCGGATGCTCGACAGGGTGAACATCATTCTGCCGCGTAAACGGCTCGATCCGGTGCCGGATATCTTGGTGGGAGGGTATCTGATTACGGAGACCTGGCTGGGCGCCAACTGTTACGACTTCTATGCTCGGCATCGCGACGTGCTGGAGAGTCATCGGATTGATAGCGGGCAGATGTTTCATGAGCTGGCGCTCTATCTGAAGCGCAAGATGAAGTCGCTGCAGTTAGCGCCACATCAGGATCTGCTGGAAGAGCTGGATTTGTTGCTGCTGCGGCTGGAGCCGATCGCGCGACAGGAGAGTGCGGCGGTCGCGCCGTTAATCCATCTGTTCAATATTCGGGTGTCACTGTTTCCGCATCAGCGCTGGCCGGAGTAA
- a CDS encoding gamma-glutamylcyclotransferase, producing the protein MKRLFVYGTLCPGRENAHILENIGGEWLAGSVNGTFYERGWGAAADFPGIVLDEDGPEVSGYLFVSSQLDAHWPMLDAFEDGYDRVQVRVSTEDNQQYTAWIYQLQPPPPLNS; encoded by the coding sequence ATGAAACGCTTATTTGTCTATGGCACGCTCTGTCCGGGCCGCGAGAATGCCCATATCCTGGAAAACATTGGCGGAGAATGGCTGGCGGGTTCGGTGAACGGCACCTTCTATGAGCGTGGCTGGGGTGCGGCGGCCGATTTTCCTGGCATCGTTCTGGATGAAGACGGCCCCGAAGTGTCGGGTTATCTGTTTGTCTCCAGTCAGCTGGACGCCCACTGGCCCATGCTGGATGCGTTTGAAGATGGCTATGATCGCGTTCAGGTTCGCGTTTCTACGGAAGATAATCAGCAATACACTGCCTGGATTTATCAGCTCCAGCCACCGCCACCGCTAAACAGCTGA
- the uraH gene encoding hydroxyisourate hydrolase, with translation MKTSYALIATLLMTSGATAIAAQPAAAKNPLSVHVLNLQTGQPTAGIEVELDQKQQDNWVKLASGVTDNNGRISALFPQDKTASAGSYRVVFKTGDFYKKNNQKTFFPEIPVEFNMEASGEHYHIPLLLSPFGYSTYRGN, from the coding sequence ATGAAAACTTCATATGCTTTGATCGCGACATTACTGATGACCTCTGGCGCAACCGCTATTGCAGCCCAGCCTGCAGCGGCTAAAAACCCGCTGAGCGTACACGTTCTTAACCTGCAAACCGGTCAGCCTACGGCAGGTATTGAGGTTGAACTGGATCAAAAGCAGCAGGATAACTGGGTGAAACTGGCGTCAGGCGTCACCGATAACAACGGTCGCATCAGCGCCCTGTTCCCGCAGGACAAAACTGCCAGTGCAGGCAGCTACCGCGTCGTGTTTAAAACCGGTGACTTCTATAAAAAGAACAACCAGAAAACTTTCTTCCCGGAGATCCCGGTTGAGTTCAACATGGAAGCCAGCGGTGAGCACTACCACATCCCCTTACTGCTGAGCCCGTTTGGTTACTCAACCTATCGCGGCAACTGA
- a CDS encoding LysR family transcriptional regulator has product MDQLLAIKAFSRVVESGSFTRAADSLNMPKATLSKLVQALEAHLSVRLLQRTTRRVTVTAEGQEYYEKALRILHNLEDIDACFNARRSKPRGQLRVDIGGSTARDILIPLLPDFFARYPDITLDLGVSDRPANLISDNIDCVIRGGPLVDSTLIARLIGHATLITCATPAYLKASGVPAYPDELRNGHRLVSYLSPQTGKPFPLRFEREGEKIEITSAHRIGVNESNAHLAAGLAGLGIIQTFSYSLSSILQQGEMVEILRDWRPAGYPFHVVYPQNRHVTQRLRVFIDWLVECFPARVAGESGT; this is encoded by the coding sequence ATGGATCAGCTGCTGGCAATAAAAGCCTTTTCACGGGTAGTAGAAAGCGGCAGTTTTACCCGGGCGGCGGACTCGCTGAACATGCCGAAAGCGACGCTGAGCAAGCTGGTTCAGGCGCTGGAAGCGCATCTCTCCGTGCGGCTACTGCAGCGCACCACCCGGCGCGTGACCGTCACCGCCGAAGGGCAGGAATACTATGAGAAAGCGCTGCGTATCCTGCACAATCTTGAGGATATTGATGCCTGTTTTAATGCGCGGCGCAGTAAACCCCGCGGGCAGTTACGCGTTGATATCGGCGGGTCTACCGCCAGAGATATTCTTATTCCGCTGCTGCCTGATTTCTTTGCCCGCTATCCGGACATTACGCTGGACCTGGGCGTCTCCGATCGCCCGGCCAACCTGATTAGCGACAACATCGATTGTGTGATTCGGGGCGGTCCGCTGGTCGATTCCACACTGATTGCCCGTCTGATTGGGCACGCCACGCTGATTACCTGCGCGACGCCCGCCTATCTGAAAGCATCTGGCGTTCCTGCTTATCCGGATGAACTGCGTAACGGGCACCGGCTGGTCAGTTATCTCTCGCCGCAAACCGGCAAACCATTTCCGCTACGGTTTGAACGTGAGGGGGAGAAAATTGAGATCACCAGCGCGCATCGCATTGGCGTAAATGAAAGCAACGCGCATCTGGCCGCGGGACTGGCCGGGCTGGGGATCATTCAGACGTTCAGTTATTCGCTGTCGTCGATTCTGCAGCAGGGCGAGATGGTGGAGATCCTGCGCGACTGGCGTCCGGCGGGGTATCCGTTTCATGTGGTCTATCCGCAAAACCGGCATGTGACGCAACGGCTACGGGTATTTATCGACTGGCTGGTGGAGTGCTTTCCGGCACGGGTAGCGGGGGAATCCGGCACGTGA
- a CDS encoding glucose 1-dehydrogenase, translating into MNASLAGKIALVTGGTSGIGLATARELAAQGAQVFITGRRQAELDAAVAEIGGSVSGIRADASQLHDLDEVYSRIAAQAGRLDILFANAGGGDMLPLGAITEEHFDRIFGTNVRGVLFTVQKALPLLVDGASVILTGSTAGTQGTEAFSVYSASKAAVRNFARSWALDLKDRGIRVNVVSPGPVRTPGLGDLVSEDQRQGLFDALAAQIPLGRLGEPQEVARTVAFLASDAASFINATELFVDGGMAQV; encoded by the coding sequence ATGAACGCATCACTCGCAGGAAAAATTGCACTGGTTACAGGCGGAACAAGCGGCATTGGCCTGGCCACCGCACGGGAACTGGCGGCACAGGGCGCGCAGGTCTTTATTACCGGCCGACGCCAGGCAGAGCTGGATGCCGCGGTTGCTGAAATCGGCGGATCCGTCAGCGGAATCCGCGCTGACGCCTCACAACTGCACGATCTCGATGAAGTTTACTCCCGCATCGCGGCGCAGGCGGGACGGCTGGATATCCTGTTCGCCAACGCCGGTGGTGGCGACATGCTGCCACTGGGCGCCATTACTGAAGAGCACTTTGACCGAATCTTTGGCACCAACGTGCGCGGCGTGCTGTTTACCGTGCAAAAAGCCCTGCCTCTGCTGGTTGATGGCGCGTCGGTGATTCTGACCGGTTCAACTGCCGGGACACAAGGCACAGAGGCGTTTAGCGTCTACAGCGCCAGTAAAGCGGCGGTGCGTAATTTTGCCCGTTCGTGGGCGCTGGATCTGAAAGATCGCGGCATCCGGGTTAATGTCGTGAGCCCCGGCCCGGTTCGTACGCCTGGGCTGGGTGATCTGGTGAGTGAAGATCAGCGTCAGGGCTTGTTTGATGCGCTGGCCGCACAGATACCGCTTGGCCGCCTGGGTGAGCCGCAGGAGGTTGCCCGAACCGTGGCGTTTCTCGCGTCTGATGCCGCCAGCTTTATCAATGCGACTGAACTGTTTGTCGATGGCGGAATGGCCCAGGTCTGA
- a CDS encoding NADH:flavin oxidoreductase/NADH oxidase — protein sequence MSQLFSTVSLGELTLDNRIVIAPMCQYSAEAGNATAWHRIHLGQLAFSGAGLMIIEATAVEDIGRISPGDLGLWNDDNEAALKTVLEDVRRYSSIPIGMQLGHAGRKASCAVPWEGGKQIAPDAGGWQTVAPSAVSYSEGEVKPLAMSIDDLARVKQAFVESARRAVRLGIELIEVHAAHGYLLHQFLSPLSNQRSDEYGGSLENRMRFPLEVFKAVREAVPAAVPVGVRISATDWVEGGWEIKQSIAFSRELEALNCAYIHVSSGGLSEKQKISVGPNYQVPFARDIREQVSIPVIAVGLITEPQQAEDLLQQGEADLVALARGILYDPRWPWHAAAALDGKVQVPPQYLRSEPHDVKGILTQDQ from the coding sequence ATGAGCCAACTTTTTTCCACTGTCTCACTGGGCGAACTTACGCTGGATAACCGCATTGTGATTGCGCCGATGTGCCAGTACTCCGCTGAAGCAGGCAATGCGACTGCCTGGCACCGGATCCATCTTGGCCAGCTGGCCTTTTCCGGCGCCGGCCTGATGATTATTGAAGCCACTGCCGTTGAGGACATTGGCCGTATATCTCCCGGCGATCTCGGTTTGTGGAATGATGACAATGAAGCCGCGCTGAAAACGGTACTGGAGGATGTGCGCCGCTACTCTTCTATTCCGATTGGGATGCAGCTGGGCCATGCGGGACGCAAAGCGTCGTGTGCCGTTCCCTGGGAAGGCGGCAAGCAGATTGCGCCCGATGCCGGTGGCTGGCAAACCGTAGCCCCGTCAGCCGTGAGCTATAGCGAAGGTGAAGTTAAACCGCTGGCCATGAGCATTGATGATCTGGCTCGGGTAAAGCAGGCCTTTGTCGAGAGCGCACGACGCGCAGTGCGTCTGGGTATTGAGCTGATCGAAGTGCATGCCGCGCATGGCTATCTGCTGCATCAGTTCCTTTCACCGCTGTCGAATCAGCGCAGCGATGAATATGGTGGTTCGCTGGAAAACCGTATGCGCTTCCCGCTGGAGGTGTTCAAAGCGGTTCGTGAAGCCGTGCCTGCTGCCGTGCCGGTCGGCGTGCGTATTTCCGCGACTGACTGGGTCGAAGGCGGCTGGGAAATCAAGCAGTCGATCGCTTTCTCCCGTGAGCTGGAAGCGCTGAACTGCGCCTATATTCACGTTTCAAGCGGCGGCCTGTCGGAAAAACAGAAAATCAGCGTTGGCCCGAATTATCAGGTGCCATTCGCCCGTGATATTCGTGAGCAGGTATCTATTCCGGTGATTGCCGTTGGCCTGATCACGGAACCCCAGCAGGCCGAAGATCTTCTGCAGCAGGGCGAAGCGGATCTGGTGGCGCTGGCACGCGGTATTCTCTATGACCCACGCTGGCCATGGCACGCCGCTGCCGCGCTGGATGGCAAAGTGCAGGTGCCGCCGCAGTATCTGCGTTCCGAACCACACGATGTAAAAGGCATCCTGACGCAGGATCAGTAA
- a CDS encoding NUDIX domain-containing protein yields MQQNHPRVRIINEQLLSDSWYTLKKYTFSLLRRDGHWQEQSREAYDRGNGAVILLYNRDKRTVVLTRQFRFPVFLNGHDGFLIEAAAGLLDNASPETRIVAEAEEETGFRVSRVEKVFEAFMSPGSVTEKLYFFIAEYGDQQRSGEGGGIEEEGEDIEVLEIGFDQALQAIDQGEIVDAKTIMLLQHLRLKGIL; encoded by the coding sequence ATGCAGCAGAATCATCCCCGCGTGCGCATTATCAACGAGCAGTTGCTGTCAGATAGCTGGTATACCCTGAAGAAATATACCTTTTCGCTGCTGCGTCGTGATGGCCACTGGCAGGAGCAGAGCCGGGAAGCCTATGACCGGGGCAATGGCGCAGTGATCCTGCTCTATAACCGTGATAAACGCACGGTGGTCCTGACCCGGCAGTTTCGTTTTCCGGTTTTCCTGAACGGGCATGATGGCTTTCTGATCGAAGCGGCCGCCGGTCTGCTGGATAACGCCTCACCGGAAACGCGTATTGTTGCCGAAGCGGAAGAAGAAACCGGCTTTCGTGTCAGCCGGGTTGAGAAGGTTTTTGAAGCCTTTATGAGTCCCGGTTCGGTGACCGAGAAGCTTTACTTCTTTATTGCTGAGTATGGCGATCAGCAGCGCAGCGGAGAAGGCGGCGGAATCGAGGAAGAGGGCGAGGATATCGAGGTACTGGAGATCGGTTTCGACCAGGCGTTGCAGGCGATTGATCAGGGTGAGATTGTGGATGCCAAAACTATCATGCTGCTGCAGCATCTGCGGCTGAAAGGCATTTTATAA
- a CDS encoding DeoR/GlpR family DNA-binding transcription regulator, which produces MLSSQRKQTILALLDQEKQVQSRELSQRFGLSEDSIRRDLRELAAEGLLQRVHGGALPVSAALGTFETRKSVQTASKQVIAQKAISLIQPGQIVLIDGGTTSAELVRRLPSTLSFTAVTHSPSVALALAEHPMVEIILIGGQLYKHSVVTVGAAMLESINRINADLFFMGVTGVHPAAGLTTGNFEEATVKRALAGRAAETVVLASAEKLNSASAFAIGDLSLASTLVVEAQPDEALQQALSRHNVTIV; this is translated from the coding sequence ATGCTATCCAGCCAGCGAAAACAGACGATCCTCGCCCTGCTCGACCAGGAAAAACAGGTGCAGTCACGCGAACTCAGCCAGCGCTTTGGCCTGTCCGAAGACTCTATCCGCCGTGACCTGCGTGAACTGGCGGCGGAAGGATTGCTCCAGCGGGTGCATGGCGGCGCACTGCCGGTTTCCGCAGCGCTGGGCACCTTTGAAACACGCAAAAGCGTGCAGACCGCATCCAAACAGGTGATCGCGCAGAAGGCGATCTCGCTCATCCAGCCCGGACAGATTGTGCTGATTGATGGCGGCACCACCAGCGCCGAACTGGTGCGCCGGTTACCGTCAACGTTGAGCTTTACCGCCGTTACCCACAGTCCCAGCGTGGCGCTGGCGTTAGCCGAACATCCAATGGTGGAGATCATACTGATTGGCGGGCAGCTCTATAAGCATTCGGTGGTGACGGTGGGCGCAGCGATGCTGGAGTCGATCAACCGCATCAATGCCGATCTCTTTTTTATGGGCGTGACCGGTGTGCATCCGGCGGCGGGCCTGACCACCGGGAATTTTGAAGAGGCGACGGTGAAACGTGCGCTGGCAGGACGCGCAGCGGAAACTGTAGTGCTGGCGTCAGCCGAAAAGCTGAATTCGGCTTCGGCATTTGCCATTGGCGATCTGTCTCTGGCGAGTACGCTGGTCGTGGAGGCTCAGCCGGACGAGGCGCTGCAACAGGCCCTCAGCCGGCATAATGTCACGATCGTCTGA
- a CDS encoding glutamate racemase, whose product MPALLAEAERSGGMTAALRLRIAQMITALLPQFDAVLITCSTLGPVADEFSVQDRVMRTDGMLAEALQRQSGPTVALCAAESTLAATRALFCKPGSESEVVLVEGAWTAFKSGDITRYFALIAAAAERAYQRGAVAVALAQSSMTPVAQQFPHTRRPLTGPHLALQACYDLRRS is encoded by the coding sequence ATGCCTGCGCTGCTGGCCGAGGCGGAACGCAGCGGCGGGATGACGGCGGCGTTACGCCTTCGTATCGCGCAAATGATAACGGCGCTGTTGCCGCAATTCGATGCGGTGCTGATCACCTGCTCGACACTGGGGCCGGTTGCCGATGAGTTCTCAGTGCAGGACCGGGTTATGCGCACCGATGGGATGTTAGCGGAGGCGCTTCAGCGTCAGTCGGGGCCGACGGTGGCACTCTGCGCCGCAGAATCGACCCTGGCGGCGACGCGGGCACTTTTCTGCAAGCCTGGCAGTGAGTCTGAAGTTGTGCTGGTGGAGGGCGCATGGACGGCATTTAAATCTGGTGATATAACACGCTATTTTGCGCTGATTGCGGCAGCAGCAGAGCGGGCTTATCAGCGGGGAGCCGTTGCCGTAGCCCTGGCGCAAAGTTCGATGACGCCCGTGGCACAGCAGTTTCCCCATACCCGGCGACCGCTGACCGGCCCACATCTTGCGTTGCAGGCCTGCTACGATCTCAGACGATCGTGA
- a CDS encoding VOC family protein, with amino-acid sequence MTIQHLRIARPVTDLTQSSQFYCHGLGLQKIGEFTDHQGFSGVMLGAEGLAWHLEFTLCHTHPIRPSPTNDDLLVLYIPQQPDWLARCSCMEEAGFQRVSSFNPYWDQRGVTFMDRDGYRVVIQQALWPPAR; translated from the coding sequence ATGACCATCCAGCATCTTCGCATTGCCCGGCCGGTGACTGACCTGACGCAAAGCAGTCAGTTCTATTGCCACGGGCTGGGCTTGCAAAAAATCGGGGAGTTTACTGACCATCAGGGATTCAGTGGTGTGATGCTGGGCGCTGAAGGGCTGGCCTGGCATCTCGAATTCACGCTCTGTCATACCCATCCCATCCGGCCATCACCAACCAATGACGATCTGCTGGTGCTCTACATTCCGCAACAGCCTGACTGGCTGGCCCGATGTAGCTGTATGGAGGAAGCAGGATTCCAGCGGGTATCTTCATTTAATCCTTATTGGGATCAACGGGGCGTGACATTTATGGACCGGGATGGTTATCGTGTTGTTATCCAGCAAGCCTTATGGCCACCCGCACGCTGA
- a CDS encoding NADP-dependent oxidoreductase gives MTEQATQNHAWLLASRPHGEPTKENFRHVAQPLPEIKEGEVLLKTIYLSLDPYMRGRMDDGKSYAAPAELDQPMVGGTVCQVAESKNSDFKTGDWVLAQSGWQEYAVSDGKEIAKLGNDMPHPSWALGILGMPGFTAYMGLMDIGQPKAGETLVVAAATGPVGATVGQLGKQKGCRVVGVAGGEEKCRYAVDTLGFDACLDHHSADFEEQLKNACPDGIDIYFENVGGKVFDAVFPLLNTAARVPVCGLVSAYSQRELPEGPDRTSLIMAGILKRRIRMQGFIIFQDYGDRYPEFLKAMTPLVESKKIHYREHMIEGLENAPQAFIDMLNGKNFGKTVVNVGA, from the coding sequence ATGACTGAACAAGCAACCCAGAACCACGCCTGGTTACTGGCTTCACGCCCTCACGGTGAGCCGACCAAAGAGAATTTCCGCCATGTGGCGCAGCCCTTGCCGGAAATCAAAGAGGGTGAAGTGCTGCTGAAGACCATCTACCTTTCGCTGGATCCCTACATGCGTGGCCGGATGGATGACGGTAAATCGTATGCCGCGCCAGCAGAGCTGGATCAGCCTATGGTAGGCGGCACCGTCTGTCAGGTTGCCGAATCGAAAAACAGCGATTTCAAAACGGGTGACTGGGTGCTGGCGCAGAGCGGCTGGCAGGAATATGCCGTCTCCGATGGCAAAGAGATTGCGAAGCTGGGCAACGATATGCCGCACCCCTCCTGGGCGCTGGGCATTCTCGGTATGCCAGGCTTTACCGCCTATATGGGTCTGATGGATATCGGTCAGCCGAAAGCGGGAGAAACGCTGGTGGTTGCCGCCGCAACCGGCCCGGTGGGCGCAACGGTCGGCCAGCTGGGCAAACAGAAAGGCTGTCGCGTCGTCGGTGTTGCAGGTGGCGAAGAGAAATGTCGTTACGCGGTCGATACGCTGGGCTTCGATGCCTGTCTGGATCACCACAGTGCCGACTTTGAAGAGCAGCTGAAAAACGCCTGCCCGGATGGCATCGATATTTATTTCGAAAACGTCGGTGGCAAAGTATTTGATGCGGTATTCCCGCTGCTGAACACCGCGGCGCGCGTGCCGGTCTGTGGTCTGGTCTCCGCGTACAGCCAGCGTGAACTGCCAGAAGGCCCGGACAGAACCTCACTGATCATGGCGGGTATTCTGAAGCGTCGTATCCGTATGCAGGGCTTTATCATCTTCCAGGATTATGGCGATCGTTATCCGGAGTTCCTGAAGGCGATGACGCCGCTGGTGGAAAGCAAAAAAATCCACTACCGCGAGCACATGATTGAAGGATTAGAAAACGCGCCACAGGCGTTTATTGATATGCTGAACGGCAAAAACTTCGGTAAAACCGTGGTGAACGTCGGCGCATAA
- a CDS encoding PfkB family carbohydrate kinase, translating to MSKIAVTGSLHYDIMLDAHHRPEKGETVMGSACHYKFGGKGGNQAVAAARAGATVRFAGSVGQDQQGQFLLDHLQQAGVDCTQVSVISELPSGMSVAITDAEGDYGAVVVSNANQQIPLATFEQPGFWQDVSLLVLQNEVPEAVNLCAAQAAHQRGITVCVNAAPARPLSAAFEDCIDLLVVNAIEARDMCGISVQDLTSARAAADSLAGRFARVVVTAGEHGVAYSEAGQTHTLAAQKVTLVSTHGAGDCFVGVLCQRLSVGATLGEAVSEANRAAAEHVSRQPH from the coding sequence ATGAGTAAAATTGCAGTCACCGGCAGTCTTCATTACGACATTATGCTGGACGCGCACCATCGTCCGGAAAAAGGCGAAACGGTGATGGGCAGCGCCTGTCACTATAAGTTTGGTGGCAAGGGCGGGAATCAGGCGGTGGCGGCAGCCCGTGCGGGTGCCACGGTGCGATTTGCCGGTTCGGTGGGGCAGGATCAGCAGGGGCAGTTCCTGCTGGATCATCTGCAGCAGGCCGGTGTCGATTGTACGCAGGTGAGTGTGATCAGTGAGCTTCCCTCCGGCATGAGCGTGGCGATTACCGATGCCGAAGGGGATTACGGTGCGGTCGTGGTCTCCAATGCTAATCAGCAGATCCCGCTGGCGACCTTTGAACAGCCCGGCTTCTGGCAGGATGTCTCGCTGCTGGTATTGCAAAACGAGGTCCCAGAAGCGGTGAACCTCTGCGCGGCCCAGGCGGCACACCAGCGGGGAATTACAGTCTGCGTCAACGCGGCGCCCGCCCGGCCCTTGTCGGCGGCGTTTGAAGACTGTATCGATCTGCTGGTGGTGAACGCTATTGAAGCGCGGGATATGTGCGGGATTAGTGTGCAGGATCTGACATCCGCGCGTGCCGCTGCGGATTCGCTGGCGGGACGCTTTGCCAGAGTGGTCGTAACTGCGGGTGAGCACGGTGTGGCTTACAGCGAGGCGGGACAAACTCATACGCTGGCTGCACAGAAGGTGACGCTGGTCAGCACGCACGGTGCCGGTGATTGTTTTGTCGGGGTGTTGTGTCAGCGCCTGAGTGTCGGCGCCACGCTGGGAGAGGCAGTCAGTGAGGCTAATCGTGCCGCTGCCGAACACGTTTCCCGGCAGCCACACTGA